In one window of Syngnathus typhle isolate RoL2023-S1 ecotype Sweden linkage group LG7, RoL_Styp_1.0, whole genome shotgun sequence DNA:
- the LOC133156930 gene encoding kelch domain-containing protein 10-like isoform X2 — MRARWLQARRLLSPAFPNLRIPNRFLREGPWVPSARSGHRCVADGTHLYVFGGYNPDFEEAGGAENEDFPLFRELWRFHFATATWHRVQTEGYVPTELASMSAVFHGNNLLVFGGTGIPFGENNGNDVHVCNVKYKQWNLLGCKGTKPNKIYGQAMVIINGCLYVFGGTTGYLYSTDLHRLDLTTKEWSHLKPNNVPTDLPEERYRHELAHDGQRIYILGGGTSWSSYRLDKIHAYNLETNYWEEIATKAHEKIGYPAARRCHSCVQVQHEVFICGGYDGQLIMADLWKLHLGTFQWTRLPAVMPEPAYFHCAAVTPAGCMYVHGGVVNMSGNRRTASLYKVWLVVPSLLELSWEKLLKMVPHLAQLSTLQLLSLGLPHTLIQRLK; from the exons ATGAGGGCACGCTGGCTCCAGGCTCGACGACTTTTATCCCCCGCTTTCCCCAACCTGCGCATCCCCAACCGATTTCTCAGAGAAG GACCCTGGGTGCCGTCGGCTCGTAGCGGACACCGCTGTGTCGCAGACGGCACTCACCTGTACGTGTTTGGAGGCTACAACCCGGACTTTGAGGAAGCGGGCGGGGCGGAAAACGAGGACTTTCCTCTCTTCAGGGAGTTGTGGAGGTTTCACTTCGCCACCGCCACCTGGCACCGCGTTCAAACGGAGGGTTACGTCCCCACGGAGCTCGCTTCCATGTCAG CTGTCTTCCATGGGAACAACCTGCTGGTGTTCGGCGGTACGGGCATTCCATTCGGTGAAAACAACGGAAACGACGTCCACGTCTGCAACGTTAAGTACAAACAATGGAACCTGTTGGGCTGCAAAGGGACCAAGCCCAACAAGATCTACGGCCAG GCGATGGTCATCATAAACGGTTGCTTGTACGTTTTTGGAGGGACGACGGGCTACCTTTACAGCACCGATCTGCACAGGCTGGACCTGACTACCAAAGAGTGGAGCCATCTCAAGCCCAACAATGTGCCCACAGATCTACCCGAGGAAAG GTACAGACACGAGCTAGCTCATGATGGACAAAGGATATACATTCTAGGAGGCGGGACTTCCTGGTCATCGTATCGACTGGACAAA ATTCACGCCTATAACCTGGAGACAAATTACTGGGAGGAAATAGCCACCAAAGCCCATGAAAAAATAG GATATCCCGCTGCCCGACGCTGTCACAGTTGCGTGCAGGTCCAACACG AGGTGTTCATTTGCGGCGGCTACGACGGTCAGTTGATCATGGCCGACCTGTGGAAGCTCCACCTCGGCACCTTTCAGTGGACCAGGTTGCCTGCCGTCATGCCGGAGCCTGCCTACTTCCACTGCGCCGCCGTCACGCCT GCGGGTTGCATGTACGTCCACGGCGGCGTGGTGAACATGTCTGGGAATCGACGTACGGCCTCGCTGTACAAAGTGTGGCTGGTGGTGCCCAGTCTGCTGGAGCTGTCCTGGGAGAAGCTACTGAAGATGGTTCCTCACTTAGCTCAGCTGTCCACCTTGCAGCTGCTCAGCCTTGGACTGCCACACACGCTCATCCAACGGCTCAAGTAG
- the LOC133156930 gene encoding kelch domain-containing protein 10-like isoform X1 translates to MSAPVKDESSSQVNKFEKLSWRPSSRDSGFKMRARWLQARRLLSPAFPNLRIPNRFLREGPWVPSARSGHRCVADGTHLYVFGGYNPDFEEAGGAENEDFPLFRELWRFHFATATWHRVQTEGYVPTELASMSAVFHGNNLLVFGGTGIPFGENNGNDVHVCNVKYKQWNLLGCKGTKPNKIYGQAMVIINGCLYVFGGTTGYLYSTDLHRLDLTTKEWSHLKPNNVPTDLPEERYRHELAHDGQRIYILGGGTSWSSYRLDKIHAYNLETNYWEEIATKAHEKIGYPAARRCHSCVQVQHEVFICGGYDGQLIMADLWKLHLGTFQWTRLPAVMPEPAYFHCAAVTPAGCMYVHGGVVNMSGNRRTASLYKVWLVVPSLLELSWEKLLKMVPHLAQLSTLQLLSLGLPHTLIQRLK, encoded by the exons GCTTCAAGATGAGGGCACGCTGGCTCCAGGCTCGACGACTTTTATCCCCCGCTTTCCCCAACCTGCGCATCCCCAACCGATTTCTCAGAGAAG GACCCTGGGTGCCGTCGGCTCGTAGCGGACACCGCTGTGTCGCAGACGGCACTCACCTGTACGTGTTTGGAGGCTACAACCCGGACTTTGAGGAAGCGGGCGGGGCGGAAAACGAGGACTTTCCTCTCTTCAGGGAGTTGTGGAGGTTTCACTTCGCCACCGCCACCTGGCACCGCGTTCAAACGGAGGGTTACGTCCCCACGGAGCTCGCTTCCATGTCAG CTGTCTTCCATGGGAACAACCTGCTGGTGTTCGGCGGTACGGGCATTCCATTCGGTGAAAACAACGGAAACGACGTCCACGTCTGCAACGTTAAGTACAAACAATGGAACCTGTTGGGCTGCAAAGGGACCAAGCCCAACAAGATCTACGGCCAG GCGATGGTCATCATAAACGGTTGCTTGTACGTTTTTGGAGGGACGACGGGCTACCTTTACAGCACCGATCTGCACAGGCTGGACCTGACTACCAAAGAGTGGAGCCATCTCAAGCCCAACAATGTGCCCACAGATCTACCCGAGGAAAG GTACAGACACGAGCTAGCTCATGATGGACAAAGGATATACATTCTAGGAGGCGGGACTTCCTGGTCATCGTATCGACTGGACAAA ATTCACGCCTATAACCTGGAGACAAATTACTGGGAGGAAATAGCCACCAAAGCCCATGAAAAAATAG GATATCCCGCTGCCCGACGCTGTCACAGTTGCGTGCAGGTCCAACACG AGGTGTTCATTTGCGGCGGCTACGACGGTCAGTTGATCATGGCCGACCTGTGGAAGCTCCACCTCGGCACCTTTCAGTGGACCAGGTTGCCTGCCGTCATGCCGGAGCCTGCCTACTTCCACTGCGCCGCCGTCACGCCT GCGGGTTGCATGTACGTCCACGGCGGCGTGGTGAACATGTCTGGGAATCGACGTACGGCCTCGCTGTACAAAGTGTGGCTGGTGGTGCCCAGTCTGCTGGAGCTGTCCTGGGAGAAGCTACTGAAGATGGTTCCTCACTTAGCTCAGCTGTCCACCTTGCAGCTGCTCAGCCTTGGACTGCCACACACGCTCATCCAACGGCTCAAGTAG